The following coding sequences lie in one Arachis hypogaea cultivar Tifrunner chromosome 9, arahy.Tifrunner.gnm2.J5K5, whole genome shotgun sequence genomic window:
- the LOC112712837 gene encoding cysteine proteinase inhibitor 1-like, giving the protein MNSARDKRGRNSVDGIPNIPVITREQLRDYFRRPQSFPIVGGSPPFLICDEGNKQRMTDLAKRCLQVYNDQNEKRFEFLKLLNVERQCVAGSKFYITFTARSADNAFEIFCGHVWHKIDDTIQVTRIATKQLSILFIPWPNIKAQVQLKGLI; this is encoded by the exons ATGAATTCTGCCCGAGATAAAAGAGGTAGGAATAGTGTGGATGGTATACCGAATATACCGGTGATTACTCGTGAACAACTTCGTGATTATTTTCGACGCCCCCAG tCATTTCCAATAGTTGGCGGATCTCCACCCTTTCTGATTTGTGATGAGGGTAATAAGCAACGTATGACTGATTTGGCTAAGCGATGCTTGCAAGTCTACAATGACCAAAAT GAGAAGAGGTTCGAGTTTCTTAAGCTTCTCAATGTTGAGAGGCAGTGTGTTGCTGGCTCTAAGTTTTACATTACTTTTACTGCACGCTCTGCTGATAATGCATTTGAAATCTTTTGTGGCCACGTATGGCACAAAATCGATGATACCATCCAAGTCACTCGGATTGCTACTAAGCAACTATcaatactgttcataccctggcccaatataaaggcccaggtccaactaaaaggtctaatctaa